Proteins co-encoded in one Papaver somniferum cultivar HN1 chromosome 5, ASM357369v1, whole genome shotgun sequence genomic window:
- the LOC113277573 gene encoding leucoanthocyanidin reductase-like, with protein sequence MAPSVVELPTACHDQPKGRTLIVGSTGFIGRFIAEASLNCGRPTYLLARPGLQYPSKAKTIKSLLDRGAIVLHGSINDQDFMEKLLKDYKIEVVISAVGGENILDQVTLIHAIKAVGTVKRFLPSEFGHDIDRADPVEPGLTMYKEKREVRRLIKESGIPYTYICCNSVAAWPYHDNTHPSEVLPPLDRFQIYGNGTTKAYFVAGADIGKFTLKTIEDKRTINKSVHFRPSCNYLNINELASLWEKKIKRTLPRITISEHDLLSAAKENLIPQSIVASFTHDIFIKGCQINYPVEGPDNVEVSSLYPDISFKTIDECFDDFVIKLIEHSPPLDNAVKAVQNAGVDDGIATSNPLVDVRQITATYA encoded by the exons ATGGCTCCTTCTGTTGTTGAATTACCAACTGCTTGTCATGATCAGCCGAAGGGTCGAACTCTAATTGTTGGATCGACCGGGTTCATTGGCCGTTTCATTGCTGAAGCTAGCCTTAACTGTGGTCGACCTACGTATCTCTTAGCTCGTCCTGGTTTGCAGTATCCATCTAAGGCAAAAACTATCAAATCCCTCCTAGACAGAGGTGCCATCGTATTACAT GGTTCAATCAATGATCAGGATTTCATGGAAAAGTTGCTAAAAGATTACAAGATTGAAGTTGTGATATCTGCTGTTGGTGGTGAGAATATTTTAGACCAGGTTACGCTTATTCATGCCATCAAAGCGGTTGGTACTGTCAAG AGGTTTTTGCCATCAGAGTTTGGGCACGACATAGATAGAGCTGATCCAGTAGAGCCAGGGCTAACCATGTACAAGGAGAAACGAGAAGTACGACGTCTGATTAAAGAATCAGGAATTCCATACACTTATATCTGCTGTAATTCAGTCGCTGCTTGGCCTTATCACGACAACACTCACCCTTCTGAAGTACTTCCACCATTAGATCGGTTTCAGATCTATGGAAACGGCACCACTAAGG CGTATTTTGTAGCCGGTGCCGATATTGGAAAATTCACCTTGAAAACCATCGAAGATAAACGTACAATAAACAAATCAGTTCATTTCAGGCCATCCTGTAACTACCTTAACATAAACGAGTTAGCATCATTATGGgagaagaagatcaagagaacTCTCCCAAGAATCACCATCTCCGAACATGACTTACTTTCAGCTGCCAAAG AAAACTTGATTCCACAAAGTATTGTTGCTTCGTTCACTCATGATATATTTATAAAGGGTTGCCAAATCAATTATCCGGTTGAAGGACCAGACAATGTTGAAGTGAGCTCATTGTACCCCGATATCTCTTTCAAGACTATTGACGAATGCTTCGATGACTTCGTCATCAAACTCATTGAGCACTCTCCACCTTTAGATAATGCGGTCAAAGCAGTCCAAAATGCAGGAGTTGATGATGGAATTGCAACTTCGAATCCTTTGGTGGATGTAAGGCAAATAACAGCAACATATGCCTGA
- the LOC113282015 gene encoding uncharacterized protein LOC113282015 produces MQQRTTMSWRRVAKSAQALAAHTFLFCFTILLLLKLDHVVSYSWWMIFSPLWLFHAVVARGRFSLPAPAIPHDRHWAPCHAIVATPLLVAFELLLCVYLDSIYAQGYAALNLKIVFLPLLAFEMIILIDNFRMCRALMPGDEEGMNDDAIWEMLPHFWVAISMVFLVAATTFTLLKLSGDVGALGWWDLFINFGIAECFAFLVCTKWTNPMIHRNNHTREASSSSTAVRYPDSSSSLVVSSEEEQYQERMCTLQDIGGHIMKIPLIGFQVLLFMHLEGTPPGARHMPLPLIFSPLFLLQGAGVIFSILSLVERVVLLLRSGVNTSTTRYFRISSRARDCFGFIRRGSRLLGWWSIDEGSREEHARLYQCGTADAGYNTFCKYPPEIVKKMPKKDLAEEVWRLQAALGEQAEITKYSQQEFERLQNEKVLCRICFVADINVVLLPCRHRILCCACSNKCKKCPVCRVPIDERMSVYDV; encoded by the exons ATGCAGCAAAGGACAACTATGAGCTGGAGAAGAGTCGCTAAATCTGCTCAGGCTCTAGCTGCTCACACTTTTCTCTTTTGTTTCACGATTTTACTCCTACTCAAACTTGATCATGTCGTTTCTTACTCTTGGTG GATGATTTTTTCCCCACTCTGGCTATTTCATGCAGTTGTTGCACGAGGGAGATTCTCTTTACCAGCTCCAGCTATACCGCATGATCGCCAT TGGGCACCTTGTCATGCCATTGTCGCAACACCATTGCTTGTTGCCTTCGAGCTGCTCCTTTGTGTGTATCTGGACAGCATATATG CGCAAGGTTATGCAGCTCTAAATTTGAAGATCGTTTTTCTTCCACTGTTGGCTTTTGAGATGATTATTTTGATTGACAATTTCAG GATGTGCAGGGCTCTTATGCCCGGAGATGAAGAAGGGATGAATGATGATGCGATATGGGAGATGCTTCCG CATTTTTGGGTTGCGATCTCTATGGTTTTCTTAGTTGCTGCGACGACATTTACACTTCTTAAGCTGTCTG GTGATGTAGGTGCCCTAGGCTGGTGGGATTTATTTATAAACTTTGG CATCGCAGAATGCTTTGCATTTCTTGTTTGCACAAAATGGACGAATCCAATGATCCATAGAAATAATCACACTCGAGAAGCAAGTTCTTCCTCTACGGCTGTTAGATATCCGGACTCGAGCAGTAGTTTAGTGGTTTCTTCCGAGGAAGAGCAGTACCAGGAAAGAATGTGTACCCTTCAGGATATCGGCGGTCATATTATGAAAATTCCATTAATTGGTTTTCAAGTCCTTCTTTTCATGCATTTAGAG GGAACGCCACCTGGGGCTAGGCATATGCCACTTCCACTTATTTTCTCTCCACTCTTCTTGCTTCAAGGGGCTGGAGTCATTTTTTCCATCTTAAGTTTAGTGGAGAGGGTTGTTCTTTTACTTCGTAGTGGAGTAAATACAAGTACAACAAGATATTTCAGAATTTCTTCAAGGGCTCGTGATTGCTTTGGATTTATTCGCCGTGGTTCTAG GCTTCTGGGTTGGTGGTCTATTGATGAAGGAAGTCGAGAAGAACACGCTCGTCTTTACCAGTGTGGGACTGCTGATGCCGG ATATAACACCTTTTGTAAATACCCGCCCGAGATAGTGAAGAAAATGCCTAAAAAGGATCTTGCTGAAGAG GTTTGGAGACTACAAGCTGCTCTTGGGGAGCAAGCAGAAATCACAAAATATAGCCAGCAGGAGTTTGAGAGACTTCAAAAT GAAAAAGTCTTGTGCAGGATATGCTTCGTGGCGGACATAAATGTGGTCTTACTTCCTTGCAGGCATCGCATCCTTTGCTG TGCTTGCTCCAACAAATGTAAGAAATGCCCGGTGTGCAGAGTCCCAATCGACGAGCGCATGTCTGTATATGATGTATAA